The following are from one region of the Acidobacteriota bacterium genome:
- a CDS encoding nitrilase-related carbon-nitrogen hydrolase — protein MKIALSQFAPALGNIPKNLETHLEHIETAAEEGADLIVFPELSLTGYHLRDLAAEVALNPDRSPVFRKLRNESRRIAVIFGFVEETPRARGLVYNAAACLAGGKLLHIHRKVFLPTGGMFEEARFFAAGRSFSALSAPFGRTGLMICRDFLSAGSGYSLFADGAEIMIAISAAPGRGSSGKGAFTTSRMWELMGEAQAFFSTAFVVYCNRTGVEDGMTFAGGSFIYGPDGNLEARAAYLDDDFLLHDISLDAVASARRSRSFKREDRPDAVARSLERILRTDED, from the coding sequence ATGAAAATCGCTCTTTCTCAATTCGCTCCGGCTCTTGGAAATATCCCGAAAAATCTCGAGACCCATCTGGAACACATTGAAACGGCCGCCGAAGAGGGCGCCGATTTGATTGTTTTTCCGGAATTGAGCCTGACCGGATATCATCTTCGGGATCTCGCCGCTGAGGTGGCGTTGAATCCCGACCGCAGCCCGGTTTTCCGCAAACTGCGAAACGAAAGCCGTCGAATCGCCGTCATCTTCGGCTTCGTCGAAGAAACCCCGCGGGCCCGGGGTCTGGTTTACAATGCGGCCGCCTGCCTGGCCGGAGGAAAGCTTCTTCATATTCACCGCAAGGTTTTTCTCCCGACCGGCGGGATGTTCGAGGAAGCCCGGTTTTTCGCCGCCGGACGCTCGTTTTCCGCTTTATCGGCGCCTTTCGGCCGGACGGGACTTATGATCTGCCGGGATTTTCTGAGTGCCGGTTCCGGCTATTCCCTGTTTGCGGACGGAGCCGAAATCATGATCGCCATATCCGCCGCACCGGGCCGGGGGTCATCCGGAAAGGGCGCCTTCACGACCAGCCGGATGTGGGAACTCATGGGCGAGGCCCAGGCGTTTTTTTCCACGGCCTTCGTCGTCTATTGCAATCGGACGGGCGTCGAGGACGGCATGACATTCGCCGGCGGTTCGTTCATTTACGGTCCCGACGGAAATCTCGAGGCCCGGGCCGCCTATCTCGACGACGACTTTCTCCTTCACGACATATCGCTTGACGCCGTCGCTTCGGCCCGCCGGTCCCGGAGTTTTAAAAGAGAAGACCGGCCCGATGCCGTGGCCCGGTCCCTCGAAAGGATTCTCCGCACGGATGAAGATTGA